The following are encoded in a window of Bacillus sp. es.036 genomic DNA:
- a CDS encoding Ger(x)C family spore germination protein, with product MTRLFIFIVSILLLTGCVQRSILDDIQMVTIIGYDLPEEDSEEGLIKGVAVAPQYQADGRIDNSVFIQTAALSKEIRSQYNSESPKPFVSGKLEVALFSKDIAETEGIIQLVDTLQRDPSIGSRVFLGISSSDMETLLRTNYGNVDTGTFIHDTLNHNSKHGMLPETNLHDFLYNYYSEGNDPFLPLVELDEDKVKIIGLALFQGDRMVGSIDAKHLFTFKVLHHKFSSNDSFTVKINEEEHAAIYNIASKRNLNLKKVGSNKIEIYGEVLGVIKEYSGQKLTPAKLKEIEVAMEDDIEKRGMEMIEEFQTQNIDPLGLGNAVRSVTRGDFTKEDWRQQYPDMDITFQMNVTVTESGVIE from the coding sequence ATGACTCGACTGTTCATTTTCATTGTGAGTATCTTACTCCTAACAGGATGTGTTCAAAGAAGTATCCTGGATGATATTCAAATGGTTACGATTATTGGCTATGATCTGCCTGAAGAAGATAGCGAGGAAGGTCTTATCAAAGGGGTTGCGGTAGCCCCTCAATATCAAGCTGATGGAAGAATTGATAATAGTGTTTTTATTCAAACAGCAGCACTTAGTAAAGAAATACGAAGTCAATACAATTCAGAATCCCCAAAACCGTTCGTAAGTGGGAAACTGGAAGTCGCGCTATTTAGTAAAGACATTGCGGAGACAGAAGGCATTATTCAATTAGTAGATACGCTTCAAAGAGATCCTTCTATAGGATCGAGAGTTTTTTTAGGGATTTCAAGTAGCGATATGGAAACGTTACTAAGGACAAACTATGGCAATGTCGACACAGGTACATTTATTCATGATACCCTGAACCACAATAGCAAGCACGGAATGCTCCCAGAAACAAACCTTCATGATTTTTTATACAATTATTATTCTGAAGGAAATGACCCTTTCCTCCCTCTAGTTGAACTTGATGAAGATAAGGTGAAAATCATTGGGCTTGCTCTATTTCAAGGAGATCGAATGGTTGGTTCAATTGATGCCAAACATCTTTTCACGTTTAAAGTTCTTCATCATAAATTTTCGAGTAATGATTCTTTTACTGTCAAAATAAATGAAGAAGAACATGCAGCTATATATAATATTGCTTCAAAGCGAAACCTTAACTTAAAGAAAGTGGGGAGTAATAAAATTGAAATTTATGGGGAAGTTCTTGGAGTTATTAAAGAATATTCCGGTCAGAAGCTTACGCCTGCTAAGTTAAAAGAAATTGAAGTGGCGATGGAAGACGATATCGAAAAAAGGGGAATGGAAATGATTGAAGAATTTCAAACCCAAAATATTGATCCACTTGGACTTGGTAATGCTGTAAGAAGTGTCACGAGAGGAGATTTTACTAAGGAGGATTGGAGACAGCAATATCCTGACATGGATATTACATTTCAAATGAACGTAACGGTCACGGAATCTGGAGTGATTGAATAA
- a CDS encoding NADPH-dependent FMN reductase produces MKVMVMNGSPRDKSMTRNLTNTVTDQLDEKGIEVLTFDAGFHDLPLFKGRKEDLDHPEVQRLITNATKADAFVICSPEYHNGMSGALKNALDFLGGSHFKSKPTALASVGGGGKGGINALNNMRTVMRGLYALVLPDQFCADPTCFDEKGYMVETKAKERLTIVVNELVSLTSVIEKKMEVK; encoded by the coding sequence ATGAAAGTAATGGTTATGAACGGCAGTCCAAGAGACAAGTCTATGACACGAAATTTAACAAATACTGTGACTGATCAGTTAGATGAGAAAGGAATTGAGGTCCTTACATTCGATGCTGGCTTCCATGACCTTCCGTTATTTAAAGGGAGAAAAGAAGATCTGGATCACCCAGAAGTCCAGCGACTCATCACCAATGCTACAAAAGCAGATGCGTTTGTCATCTGTTCACCTGAGTATCATAACGGGATGAGTGGAGCATTAAAAAACGCCCTTGATTTCTTAGGAGGTTCTCATTTCAAATCTAAGCCTACCGCTTTAGCGTCTGTTGGTGGCGGTGGAAAAGGTGGCATTAATGCTCTTAATAATATGAGAACCGTTATGAGAGGTCTTTATGCCCTTGTCCTTCCAGATCAATTTTGTGCAGACCCAACATGCTTTGATGAGAAAGGCTATATGGTTGAAACAAAAGCAAAGGAACGCCTTACAATCGTAGTGAATGAGCTTGTTTCCTTGACGTCAGTAATTGAGAAGAAAATGGAAGTAAAATAA
- a CDS encoding GAF domain-containing sensor histidine kinase: MGDERELYTLKTIAETLNRSTDLKPMLLAVLEELLSVTGLNTGWIFLSTDKNKFTCEADVRLPAALAQNDKEPMCKGTCWCLNKYWDGRLNQAVNIIECKRLEDAVHFKTGDTGGLTHHATVPLTAAGESFGVLNVGSPGKESFSNDELTLLQSVAFQIGTAIKRIQLYQNEQKRAENYLKLETLTRELWRHECADDLISAIVHRTGESFNWPLVGYFLKSKPNDVLHSIYKDGKLSVVNEAYSAETMQEMNEAVQNEKPVALKKNTFPLHPKPSIIHAIEVKVRDEHIGILFVFEESFSKSDREILRAVADHMALAIEQSRVNEKRQELILSEERNRLARDLHDSVSQKLFSLSMTARGARNILNMPHVLSDALQDIQQLSQEAMQEMRTLIWQLRPVGIEAGLMTSLKTYAIGLGLSPTCDVSGFKLLPRPIEEALFRIGQESLNNIHKHAGVGEVTLYLQITEQEVCLTVFDKGSGFNQEAVGDFKLGLRGMKERASLLGGTFSIVSNRKNGTKVQVRLPI, from the coding sequence ATGGGTGATGAACGAGAATTATATACGTTAAAAACGATTGCAGAAACATTAAATCGTTCAACAGATTTGAAGCCTATGCTTCTAGCTGTTCTTGAAGAATTATTGAGTGTTACAGGATTAAACACTGGTTGGATTTTCTTATCAACTGATAAAAACAAATTTACGTGTGAAGCTGATGTCAGACTACCCGCTGCTCTTGCTCAAAACGATAAAGAACCGATGTGCAAAGGCACGTGTTGGTGCTTAAATAAATACTGGGACGGACGATTAAATCAGGCCGTCAATATTATAGAATGTAAACGTCTAGAAGATGCTGTGCATTTTAAAACGGGTGATACTGGAGGACTGACGCACCATGCGACCGTCCCATTAACAGCTGCCGGTGAATCATTTGGAGTATTAAACGTTGGTTCCCCAGGTAAAGAGTCGTTTTCTAACGATGAATTGACACTTCTTCAATCCGTTGCTTTTCAAATTGGTACTGCTATTAAACGAATACAACTTTATCAAAATGAACAGAAGCGAGCGGAAAACTATTTAAAATTAGAAACATTAACGAGAGAATTATGGCGTCACGAATGTGCTGATGATCTCATTAGTGCTATTGTGCACCGTACTGGAGAGTCATTCAACTGGCCTTTAGTCGGCTACTTTCTGAAAAGCAAACCGAATGATGTTCTCCATTCGATCTATAAAGATGGAAAACTAAGCGTGGTGAACGAAGCTTATTCTGCAGAAACCATGCAAGAAATGAACGAAGCTGTTCAAAACGAAAAACCAGTTGCGCTCAAAAAGAACACTTTCCCCCTTCACCCAAAACCTTCTATCATTCATGCAATAGAAGTGAAGGTTCGAGACGAGCATATCGGTATATTATTTGTGTTTGAGGAATCCTTTTCTAAAAGTGATAGGGAAATCTTACGAGCAGTTGCCGACCATATGGCTCTGGCCATCGAGCAATCACGTGTTAATGAGAAAAGACAGGAACTTATCCTCTCAGAAGAACGAAATAGACTTGCAAGAGATTTGCATGATTCAGTGAGCCAAAAACTTTTTTCATTATCTATGACAGCACGTGGTGCACGAAATATTCTTAATATGCCCCATGTACTAAGTGATGCATTACAAGATATTCAACAGCTTTCTCAAGAAGCCATGCAAGAAATGAGAACATTAATTTGGCAACTTCGACCTGTAGGGATTGAAGCCGGTCTCATGACATCACTTAAAACCTACGCGATTGGGTTAGGTCTATCACCCACTTGTGACGTCTCGGGCTTTAAACTTCTTCCTCGACCAATTGAAGAAGCGCTTTTTCGAATCGGACAAGAATCACTTAACAACATACATAAGCATGCAGGGGTAGGTGAGGTTACCCTTTACCTTCAAATTACTGAACAAGAGGTCTGTCTTACAGTTTTTGATAAGGGTAGCGGTTTTAATCAAGAAGCGGTTGGAGATTTCAAACTTGGGCTTAGAGGAATGAAGGAAAGAGCCTCACTACTTGGAGGTACCTTTTCGATTGTTAGTAACCGAAAGAATGGAACAAAAGTTCAAGTTAGACTGCCAATATGA
- a CDS encoding TrkH family potassium uptake protein, with product MKIKEKATELSSVQLIVLFYLLAVVLSTVLLSLPIAHQANVEWGFIDALFTAVSAISVTGLTVVSTADTFSTVGTYILAFVLQFGGIGIMTLGTFVWLLMGKKIGMKERQLISTDQNRGTLAGLVKLMRQILGLILLFEAIGTIILGIYLLKYYDSWQDSFLQGFFAAVSATTNAGFDITGSSLVPYANDYFVQTINMILLILGAIGFPVLIELKDYLFQKRETVAYRFTLFTKVTTVTFFALIIIGTVLIWILEAGNFMADKSWDQALFYSLFQSVTTRNGGLVTMDVSEFTLSTQMVLSLLMFIGASPSSVGGGIRTTTFAVAVLTVIHFARGKKSVKVFGRELLHDDIIKSFIVIFTATGLCGLAVVILSATEPFSLAEIVFEVTSAFGTTGLSLGITSELSTAGKCVIIFLMFVGRIGIISFLLMMRGNAPVEHYHYPKEPIITG from the coding sequence ATGAAAATTAAAGAAAAAGCTACAGAGCTTTCTTCAGTTCAACTGATTGTTCTTTTCTATTTATTGGCTGTTGTACTGTCGACAGTTCTCTTAAGTCTCCCAATTGCCCACCAAGCAAATGTTGAGTGGGGCTTTATCGATGCCTTGTTTACAGCGGTAAGTGCCATTAGCGTGACGGGATTGACGGTTGTTTCAACCGCTGATACGTTTAGTACGGTCGGAACTTACATACTCGCGTTTGTTCTTCAATTCGGTGGAATTGGCATTATGACTCTTGGAACGTTTGTTTGGTTGTTAATGGGAAAAAAAATCGGAATGAAAGAACGCCAGTTGATTAGTACAGACCAGAATCGCGGGACATTAGCTGGACTAGTAAAATTAATGAGACAAATTCTTGGACTTATTCTCTTATTTGAGGCGATTGGAACAATAATTCTTGGCATCTACTTATTAAAGTATTATGATTCGTGGCAAGATTCATTTCTGCAAGGTTTTTTTGCTGCAGTAAGTGCTACAACTAATGCAGGATTTGATATTACGGGAAGTTCACTTGTGCCATATGCAAATGATTATTTTGTTCAAACGATCAACATGATCTTACTTATTTTGGGTGCGATCGGATTCCCGGTTCTAATTGAATTGAAAGATTATTTATTTCAAAAGAGAGAAACAGTAGCTTATCGATTTACTTTGTTTACCAAGGTTACAACCGTGACATTCTTTGCACTTATTATAATAGGAACTGTACTCATATGGATTTTAGAAGCCGGAAATTTTATGGCGGATAAATCTTGGGATCAAGCACTATTCTATTCCCTGTTTCAATCCGTTACAACGAGAAACGGCGGGCTTGTTACGATGGATGTAAGTGAATTTACTCTCTCAACTCAAATGGTATTAAGTTTGCTCATGTTTATCGGAGCATCTCCTAGTAGTGTTGGAGGAGGAATTCGAACAACTACGTTTGCTGTTGCTGTTTTAACAGTCATTCATTTTGCAAGAGGCAAAAAGAGTGTTAAAGTTTTTGGAAGAGAGCTTCTTCATGATGATATTATTAAATCGTTTATCGTGATTTTTACGGCGACAGGTCTTTGTGGTCTAGCAGTCGTTATTCTTTCAGCAACAGAACCGTTTTCGTTGGCTGAGATTGTGTTTGAAGTAACCTCAGCTTTTGGAACGACTGGTTTATCACTTGGCATTACTTCTGAGCTCAGTACTGCTGGAAAATGTGTGATTATCTTTCTAATGTTTGTAGGAAGAATCGGTATTATTTCCTTTTTGCTAATGATGCGTGGGAATGCTCCTGTTGAACATTATCACTATCCAAAAGAACCAATTATTACCGGATAA
- a CDS encoding universal stress protein, producing the protein MYSKIVVAYDRSEDSEKALHQAVKLAELSKASIHLVHVAKESNKLSAQPATRIPYGTGSIGNEGHAGVPSPVPEEQNGVMIERSEGEAILREVKETLHHMGVNVHSEVRGGDPAKEIVDLAVMIEADLIVIGSRGLSGIKKWMLGSVSEKVAQHSPCPVLIVK; encoded by the coding sequence ATGTATTCAAAAATAGTAGTCGCTTATGATCGTTCTGAAGATAGTGAAAAAGCTTTACATCAAGCGGTTAAATTAGCAGAACTAAGCAAAGCTTCTATTCATTTAGTGCATGTAGCAAAAGAATCAAATAAACTCTCGGCTCAACCAGCGACAAGAATACCCTATGGGACAGGCAGTATTGGCAATGAAGGACATGCTGGTGTTCCATCTCCAGTTCCTGAGGAGCAGAACGGCGTTATGATTGAAAGAAGCGAAGGAGAAGCCATACTTCGTGAAGTAAAGGAAACGCTTCATCACATGGGAGTGAATGTTCACTCTGAAGTAAGAGGCGGTGATCCTGCTAAAGAGATTGTGGACCTAGCTGTAATGATAGAGGCAGATTTAATTGTAATAGGAAGTAGGGGATTGAGTGGGATAAAAAAATGGATGCTTGGAAGCGTTAGTGAAAAAGTTGCCCAGCATTCTCCCTGTCCAGTATTAATCGTAAAATAG
- a CDS encoding helix-turn-helix transcriptional regulator, which produces MMLNNRIRELRARFRFTQQELASKVGVTRQTIAAVEKGEYVPSLLLAMKICREFDMSMEEVFQLQEESE; this is translated from the coding sequence ATGATGTTGAACAATCGAATTAGAGAATTAAGGGCACGTTTCCGCTTCACACAACAGGAGCTGGCTTCAAAAGTTGGAGTGACAAGACAAACGATTGCCGCTGTGGAAAAGGGAGAGTATGTCCCATCTTTACTACTAGCAATGAAGATTTGTCGTGAATTTGACATGTCTATGGAAGAAGTATTTCAATTACAGGAGGAATCAGAATGA
- a CDS encoding GNAT family N-acetyltransferase, whose translation MMIKQITKAFPYALLLEADPFLAHIEHYLKEGYCYVAVEEKEVIGVYVLVIKEEKKVEIMNIAVREDRRGEGIGKLLIHDAINRSADHGARKVLIGTGNSSLDQLALYQKCQFRITEIIEGFFDHYPEPIIENGIPCRDMIRLSYEIE comes from the coding sequence ATGATGATAAAGCAAATAACGAAGGCATTTCCTTATGCGCTTCTACTTGAAGCTGATCCATTTCTCGCTCATATCGAACATTATTTGAAAGAAGGATACTGTTACGTTGCAGTGGAAGAGAAGGAAGTAATTGGCGTCTATGTTTTAGTAATAAAAGAGGAGAAAAAAGTGGAGATTATGAATATTGCAGTGAGGGAAGATAGAAGGGGAGAGGGAATAGGGAAGCTTCTTATTCATGATGCAATTAATAGGTCTGCGGATCATGGAGCAAGGAAGGTTTTGATCGGGACTGGGAATTCGAGTCTCGATCAATTAGCGCTCTACCAAAAATGTCAATTTCGTATAACAGAAATTATTGAAGGATTTTTTGATCACTACCCTGAACCGATTATTGAAAACGGAATTCCTTGTCGGGATATGATTCGATTAAGTTACGAGATAGAGTAA
- a CDS encoding sigma-54 interaction domain-containing protein: protein MLETIIDNAYEWLVVVDKEGTIDFMNKTYCEFLEVDSSEVIGKHVTDVIENTRMHIVARSGNVEIADLQYIRGNYMIANRVPIYYNKELVGAVGTVIFRDTEQWKQMNTHIKELLSELEYYRSGSARENGANYSLYDIVGVTDSIQSLKEKVKQVASGNVSVLIRGESGTGKELFAHSIHQLSERSNRPFIKVNCGAIPDQLLESELFGYEEGAFTGAKKGGKPGKFELANTGTIFLDEIGDMPPNMQVKLLRVLQDREVERVGGVSSKKVDVRVIAATNRPLEAMVEERRFREDLFYRINVMQLHIPPLRERIQDVKPLAESFVNKISMKAGKRVIGIGEEAFQLLKKHNWPGNARELENALEAAVHLTRSETIEVTSLPDYLKDKAGIVAGNRKLKDILEEAEIEAIRKTLVQCENDKMIAAQILGIGKTSLYDKIKKYNLK, encoded by the coding sequence ATGTTAGAGACAATAATTGATAACGCTTACGAATGGCTTGTCGTTGTAGATAAGGAAGGCACTATTGATTTCATGAACAAAACGTATTGTGAATTTCTAGAAGTGGATAGCTCAGAAGTTATTGGTAAGCACGTAACGGATGTCATTGAGAACACACGCATGCATATTGTTGCAAGAAGCGGAAATGTAGAAATAGCGGACTTGCAGTATATTCGTGGAAACTACATGATTGCCAATCGTGTTCCCATTTATTACAACAAAGAACTAGTCGGAGCTGTTGGTACAGTTATTTTTCGCGATACTGAACAGTGGAAGCAAATGAATACCCATATTAAGGAACTATTATCCGAACTGGAATATTATCGTAGCGGGTCAGCGAGGGAAAACGGCGCGAATTATTCCTTATATGACATTGTGGGTGTGACAGATTCGATTCAGAGTTTAAAAGAGAAGGTGAAACAAGTAGCAAGCGGAAATGTTTCGGTTCTCATTCGTGGTGAAAGTGGAACAGGCAAAGAACTTTTTGCGCATAGCATTCATCAACTTAGTGAGCGTAGCAACAGACCTTTTATTAAAGTGAACTGCGGTGCCATACCGGATCAACTTCTTGAATCTGAACTTTTTGGATATGAGGAAGGTGCTTTTACTGGAGCGAAAAAAGGAGGGAAGCCTGGAAAGTTTGAGCTTGCTAATACGGGTACTATTTTTCTTGATGAAATTGGAGACATGCCGCCTAACATGCAAGTGAAATTATTACGTGTTCTGCAGGATAGAGAAGTAGAGCGTGTTGGCGGAGTATCATCGAAAAAAGTTGATGTAAGAGTGATCGCAGCTACAAACCGACCTTTAGAAGCGATGGTAGAGGAACGTCGCTTTCGTGAAGACTTATTCTATCGAATCAATGTGATGCAATTGCATATTCCACCATTAAGAGAAAGAATTCAAGATGTAAAACCGCTTGCAGAATCTTTTGTAAATAAAATTTCCATGAAAGCTGGGAAGCGCGTCATAGGAATTGGAGAGGAAGCCTTTCAATTATTAAAAAAGCATAATTGGCCTGGTAACGCTCGGGAGCTTGAGAATGCACTTGAAGCTGCTGTTCATTTAACACGTAGTGAAACAATAGAAGTCACGTCGCTTCCCGATTACTTAAAAGATAAGGCGGGTATCGTAGCGGGAAACAGAAAGTTAAAAGATATTTTAGAAGAAGCTGAAATAGAAGCCATCCGGAAAACGCTCGTTCAATGTGAGAATGATAAAATGATTGCGGCTCAAATACTTGGTATAGGGAAAACAAGCTTATATGACAAAATCAAGAAGTATAATCTTAAATAA
- a CDS encoding CoA transferase subunit A gives MKKHYMSGYDAVSDIADGSTLMVGGFGLVGIPEQMILGLVESEVKNLTIISNNCGVDDWGLGLLLKNHQIKKMIGSYVGENKEFERQVLSGELEVELIPQGTLAERIRAGGAGIPAFYTPAGVGTKVAEGKETRTFHGKEYVLEHALYADYSLIRAYQADEGGNLVYNKTARNFNPMIAAAGKITLAEVENIVATGELNADQVHTPGIYVQGLLEAKQEKRIERKTIRNR, from the coding sequence ATGAAGAAACATTATATGAGTGGTTATGATGCAGTAAGCGATATTGCTGATGGGTCAACTTTGATGGTTGGAGGCTTTGGATTAGTAGGAATTCCTGAGCAAATGATTTTAGGGTTAGTAGAATCAGAAGTTAAAAACCTGACGATTATTTCAAACAACTGTGGTGTAGATGATTGGGGGCTTGGTCTTCTACTAAAAAACCACCAAATTAAAAAGATGATTGGATCCTACGTGGGAGAAAACAAAGAGTTTGAAAGGCAGGTGCTTTCGGGTGAACTTGAAGTTGAGTTAATTCCACAGGGAACGCTCGCTGAAAGAATTCGAGCTGGCGGAGCTGGTATTCCCGCTTTTTATACACCTGCAGGGGTTGGTACTAAGGTAGCTGAAGGAAAAGAAACACGCACCTTTCACGGAAAAGAATATGTCTTAGAGCATGCTTTGTATGCAGACTACAGTCTGATTAGAGCTTATCAGGCGGATGAGGGCGGGAATCTTGTTTATAACAAGACAGCACGTAATTTTAATCCAATGATTGCAGCTGCAGGAAAAATCACTTTAGCTGAAGTTGAGAACATAGTAGCTACAGGTGAACTGAATGCAGATCAGGTTCATACCCCAGGAATTTATGTTCAGGGTCTTCTTGAAGCAAAGCAGGAGAAACGGATCGAACGAAAAACCATTCGTAACAGATAG
- a CDS encoding CoA transferase subunit B — MKATKSNVRERIARRAEKEIKNGYYVNLGIGIPTLVANYISDDKVIVLQSENGLLGIGEYPQENEVDPDLINAGKETVTEMKGASYFDSAESFGMIRGGHIDLAILGGMEVSEEGDLANWMIPGKMIKGMGGAMDLVHGAKKITVIMDHVNKDGAPKIVKSCSLPLTGKSVVNRIITDRAMLDVTDSGLVVQEIASGYTLEDIKQSTEPVIKVSPTLKYNAY; from the coding sequence ATGAAGGCTACAAAAAGTAATGTACGAGAACGAATCGCTAGAAGAGCGGAAAAAGAAATTAAAAACGGTTATTATGTGAATCTTGGTATCGGGATTCCCACTCTTGTTGCTAACTACATATCAGATGATAAAGTGATTGTCCTTCAGTCTGAAAATGGTCTTCTTGGAATTGGAGAATATCCACAAGAGAATGAAGTGGACCCGGATCTCATCAATGCTGGAAAAGAGACCGTAACAGAAATGAAAGGCGCTTCTTATTTTGATAGCGCAGAATCGTTCGGGATGATTCGAGGGGGGCACATTGACCTCGCGATACTCGGAGGGATGGAAGTATCTGAAGAAGGTGACCTCGCAAATTGGATGATACCAGGAAAAATGATTAAAGGGATGGGCGGGGCAATGGATCTTGTTCATGGAGCAAAGAAAATCACGGTTATTATGGACCATGTAAATAAAGACGGTGCTCCTAAAATCGTGAAGAGCTGTTCGCTCCCATTGACAGGGAAAAGCGTCGTCAACCGCATTATTACTGATCGCGCGATGCTAGACGTAACAGATAGTGGGTTAGTGGTGCAAGAAATTGCCTCGGGATACACTTTGGAAGATATTAAACAATCAACAGAACCTGTCATCAAAGTATCACCAACACTGAAATATAATGCGTATTAA
- a CDS encoding GntP family permease has translation MLSMIGLIGGLLLLIYLTMKGMNLLVAGPLCAIVVAVLSGLPLFPQLVKEGAPNFVGSYMGGFSGFVASWFPMFLLGAIFGKVMEDSGAADSVSKWVVEKLGLKQAVLAIVLACAILTYGGVSLFVVAFSVYPMAVGLFKQADLPRRFIPATLAFGSVTFTMTSAGSPEIQNWIPIEYLNTSPYAGWQVSLIVALFMALFGYWWLKRMISKAVAKGERFESRKEDPEVENRPLPNPLLGLVPLVIVLIISFIFHDSLKQSALIIALLGGVVATYLLNRKYFENFGRAVSDGTLGALIAIGNTAAVVGFGGVAQSVPAFETAVDFMTGIPGSPLIGGAIAVSVIAGLTGSASGGQVIALPILAPHYIDAGVNPEALHRTIAISSGALDSLPHNGYVVTTIRAICGESHQDAYGAVGALTVIVPLIGLALAILLFSLGLGI, from the coding sequence ATGTTAAGTATGATCGGTTTAATTGGTGGGTTATTACTTCTCATTTACCTTACGATGAAAGGAATGAATCTACTAGTTGCGGGACCTCTCTGTGCGATCGTTGTTGCAGTACTGAGTGGATTGCCGCTTTTCCCACAGCTTGTGAAAGAAGGAGCTCCGAATTTCGTTGGAAGTTACATGGGTGGATTTTCAGGGTTTGTTGCTTCTTGGTTTCCTATGTTTTTACTTGGAGCAATCTTTGGGAAAGTGATGGAAGATAGCGGTGCGGCAGATAGCGTCTCTAAATGGGTTGTAGAAAAGCTTGGATTAAAACAGGCGGTGCTCGCTATCGTTCTAGCCTGTGCGATTTTAACGTACGGCGGTGTCAGTCTTTTTGTTGTCGCATTCTCAGTTTATCCGATGGCTGTTGGTCTATTTAAGCAAGCCGATTTACCACGTCGGTTTATACCAGCGACGCTTGCGTTTGGCTCGGTTACCTTCACTATGACATCTGCTGGATCTCCAGAAATTCAAAACTGGATTCCGATCGAATATTTAAATACGAGTCCTTATGCAGGTTGGCAAGTCAGTTTAATAGTAGCGTTATTCATGGCACTATTTGGTTACTGGTGGCTGAAACGTATGATATCGAAAGCTGTAGCAAAAGGAGAACGATTTGAATCGAGAAAGGAAGATCCTGAAGTAGAGAATCGTCCACTTCCAAATCCATTACTTGGACTTGTACCACTTGTTATCGTATTAATTATCTCCTTCATTTTCCATGATAGCTTAAAGCAATCAGCACTCATCATTGCTTTACTCGGAGGGGTTGTAGCGACTTATTTGTTAAATCGCAAATACTTTGAGAACTTTGGACGTGCCGTTTCTGATGGTACGCTTGGAGCATTGATTGCAATCGGAAATACAGCGGCTGTAGTTGGTTTTGGGGGTGTAGCACAGTCTGTTCCAGCATTTGAAACGGCAGTGGATTTCATGACGGGTATTCCTGGGAGTCCTCTTATTGGGGGTGCAATTGCAGTAAGTGTGATTGCTGGATTAACAGGATCAGCATCTGGTGGTCAAGTAATCGCTCTTCCAATCCTTGCTCCTCACTATATTGATGCTGGTGTGAATCCAGAAGCCCTTCATCGTACAATTGCCATCTCTTCTGGTGCCCTTGATTCATTGCCTCATAATGGTTATGTTGTAACAACGATTCGGGCTATATGTGGTGAATCTCACCAGGATGCATACGGTGCAGTAGGAGCGCTTACAGTCATCGTCCCTCTTATAGGACTTGCTCTTGCTATTCTATTATTCAGTCTCGGACTTGGAATTTAG
- a CDS encoding 3-hydroxybutyrate dehydrogenase, which yields MLVNKKVVVITGAASGIGKELARVFAENGAKVVLSDLDEDKVKRAAAELKENGMDTIGIRCNVTKENEVEALFFQTLKKFDRIDVLINNAGLQHVSTIETFPTEKFELLTKVMLVAPFIATKLAFPIMKKQKCGRIINMSSINGLVGFSGKAAYNSAKHGVIGLTKVAALEGAEDGITVNAVCPGYVDTPLVRGQLEDLAKSREVALERVLEEVIYPLVPQKRLLTVQEIADYTMFLASDKAKGITGQAVVIDGGYTAQ from the coding sequence TTGTTAGTAAATAAAAAAGTAGTCGTAATCACTGGAGCAGCGAGCGGGATCGGAAAGGAACTAGCGCGAGTGTTTGCAGAGAACGGTGCAAAGGTTGTCCTTAGTGATTTGGATGAGGATAAGGTCAAAAGGGCTGCAGCTGAATTAAAAGAAAATGGTATGGATACGATTGGAATTCGCTGTAATGTAACGAAAGAAAACGAAGTAGAGGCATTATTTTTTCAAACCCTAAAAAAGTTTGATCGGATAGACGTTTTGATAAATAATGCAGGTCTTCAACACGTTTCAACTATTGAAACATTCCCAACGGAAAAGTTTGAACTGTTAACGAAAGTAATGCTTGTTGCACCGTTTATTGCAACTAAGCTAGCTTTTCCCATTATGAAGAAACAGAAGTGTGGTCGAATTATTAACATGTCTTCTATTAACGGACTTGTGGGCTTCTCAGGAAAAGCCGCTTACAATAGTGCAAAGCATGGTGTGATTGGACTTACTAAAGTAGCTGCGCTTGAAGGAGCTGAAGATGGTATTACAGTAAATGCTGTTTGCCCAGGATATGTGGATACTCCGTTAGTAAGGGGGCAGCTTGAGGATTTAGCTAAAAGTAGAGAAGTAGCATTAGAGAGAGTACTTGAAGAAGTGATTTATCCGCTCGTTCCACAAAAGCGTCTGCTCACAGTGCAGGAAATTGCAGATTACACAATGTTTCTCGCAAGCGATAAGGCAAAAGGGATTACAGGTCAGGCCGTTGTGATTGATGGGGGTTACACAGCACAATAA